The proteins below come from a single Zhouia spongiae genomic window:
- a CDS encoding GreA/GreB family elongation factor encodes MIKRDVYRECTLFVNRRLSVLTRQIHELEEGLQSETKSSAGDKHETGRAMMHLEREKIGQQLAELEKLKAVLAKIDPEKKSSQASLGSIVYTDKANYFLSISAGLVNVDETSFYAISLQTPVGRLLLNRSVNDTVYFNGTPITIQKIE; translated from the coding sequence ATGATAAAGAGAGATGTATACAGGGAATGCACGTTATTTGTTAATCGTAGGCTTTCGGTGCTTACAAGGCAAATACATGAGCTGGAAGAAGGTTTACAGTCCGAAACCAAAAGCAGTGCCGGAGATAAGCACGAAACCGGAAGGGCCATGATGCATCTGGAACGTGAGAAAATAGGACAACAACTGGCTGAACTGGAAAAACTTAAAGCAGTGCTGGCAAAGATCGATCCCGAAAAAAAAAGTTCTCAGGCATCCTTGGGCAGTATAGTCTATACAGATAAGGCGAACTATTTTCTTAGCATCAGCGCAGGCCTGGTTAATGTTGATGAGACCTCTTTTTATGCCATTTCATTACAAACCCCCGTCGGTCGGTTGTTACTTAACAGGTCGGTAAACGATACCGTGTATTTTAACGGAACGCCGATAACCATTCAGAAAATAGAATAA
- the mtgA gene encoding monofunctional biosynthetic peptidoglycan transglycosylase — MIKKFFRFLFKTLLWLVVISVFFVLAYKWLPVPVTPLMVIRNIEQKQAGGAVVWKHQWVPIESISENLQLAVICSEDQKFLNHNGFDMEAIEKAFKKNKKRERIKGASTISQQTAKNVFLWPKRSWVRKGLEVYFTFLIELCWSKERILEVYLNSIEMGDGVYGAEAASWYWFNKSAGKLTRYEAAALAAILPNPRKYRASPATSYIRSRKEWIVHQMENYGPFSLEKKSDK; from the coding sequence ATGATTAAAAAATTTTTCAGGTTTCTTTTCAAGACACTTTTATGGCTTGTCGTGATATCCGTGTTCTTTGTGCTTGCATACAAATGGTTGCCCGTGCCTGTTACACCGTTAATGGTGATACGGAATATAGAACAAAAACAGGCGGGAGGGGCAGTCGTATGGAAACACCAATGGGTACCCATCGAAAGTATATCCGAAAATCTGCAGCTGGCAGTTATTTGCAGTGAGGACCAGAAGTTTTTAAATCATAACGGTTTTGATATGGAGGCTATAGAAAAAGCCTTCAAAAAAAATAAAAAGCGAGAACGTATAAAAGGAGCCAGTACCATAAGCCAGCAAACAGCCAAAAATGTTTTTTTGTGGCCTAAGCGTAGCTGGGTGAGAAAGGGCCTTGAGGTCTATTTTACATTTTTAATAGAATTATGCTGGTCTAAAGAACGTATCCTGGAGGTATACCTGAACAGTATAGAAATGGGCGACGGGGTGTATGGAGCCGAAGCCGCCAGTTGGTATTGGTTCAATAAATCGGCCGGGAAGCTTACCAGGTATGAAGCTGCGGCCCTGGCAGCAATACTTCCTAACCCCCGAAAGTACAGAGCCAGTCCGGCAACTTCTTACATTCGGTCAAGAAAAGAATGGATCGTTCACCAAATGGAAAATTACGGTCCGTTCAGCCTCGAAAAGAAAAGCGATAAATAA
- a CDS encoding NAD(P)/FAD-dependent oxidoreductase: MNYSYWEIKQWFSKIDFIIVGSGIVGLNSALMLRSLYPKASVLVLEKGILPQGASTRNAGFACFGSLSELLDDLNFHTEEEMLQLVKMRYEGLKLLKKNLGSKNIRYKNHGGYEVFLKQQGEFFESCLENRKRINKLLKPYFKQGVFKVRKNDFCFRGVQEYLIFNRFEGQIDTGKMMDVLLKECAKKHIHILNSIKVSGFEDQGNEVSVVTDHFALRTKKLLIATNGFTESLLSIDVKPARAQVLITKPIKALPFKGTFHLDKGFYYFRNINGRVLFGGGRNLDMEGETTTSFGETPLIQNKLEALLKTTILPETPFEIAHRWSGIMGVGPVKKPIVRQLSDNVYCGVRLGGMGVAIGAQIGADLANLTQIND, translated from the coding sequence ATGAACTATAGCTATTGGGAAATAAAGCAGTGGTTTTCTAAAATTGATTTTATAATCGTTGGTAGTGGCATCGTAGGACTGAACAGCGCCTTAATGCTACGCAGCTTATACCCGAAGGCTTCTGTACTGGTGTTGGAAAAAGGAATCTTGCCCCAGGGAGCAAGTACCAGAAATGCTGGTTTTGCCTGTTTTGGAAGCTTATCGGAGTTGTTGGACGATCTGAATTTCCATACCGAAGAAGAAATGCTTCAATTGGTGAAAATGAGGTATGAGGGGCTAAAGCTTCTGAAAAAGAATTTAGGCTCAAAAAATATTCGCTATAAAAATCATGGAGGATACGAGGTTTTTTTAAAACAGCAAGGAGAGTTCTTTGAGTCGTGCCTTGAAAACCGGAAACGGATAAATAAGTTGCTTAAACCTTATTTTAAACAAGGAGTGTTCAAGGTCAGGAAGAATGACTTCTGCTTTCGGGGAGTTCAGGAGTATCTGATCTTTAACCGGTTTGAAGGGCAGATAGATACCGGCAAGATGATGGATGTATTGTTGAAAGAATGTGCCAAAAAACATATCCATATCTTGAATTCAATAAAAGTATCGGGCTTTGAAGACCAGGGCAATGAAGTAAGTGTGGTTACAGATCACTTCGCCTTGAGAACAAAAAAACTTTTAATAGCCACCAATGGTTTTACTGAAAGTCTGCTCAGTATAGATGTAAAACCGGCCAGGGCTCAGGTACTCATAACCAAACCGATTAAAGCTCTTCCTTTTAAAGGGACCTTTCATCTCGATAAAGGGTTTTACTATTTTAGAAATATCAACGGAAGGGTATTGTTCGGTGGTGGCAGAAACCTGGATATGGAAGGTGAAACAACAACATCCTTCGGAGAAACCCCTCTTATCCAGAATAAGTTGGAAGCACTTTTAAAAACGACTATCTTGCCTGAAACACCTTTTGAGATAGCGCATCGCTGGAGCGGTATAATGGGAGTGGGTCCCGTTAAAAAACCTATCGTCAGACAGCTTTCGGACAATGTGTATTGCGGAGTGAGGTTAGGAGGCATGGGGGTTGCAATAGGGGCTCAAATAGGTGCGGACTTGGCTAACTTAACTCAAATCAATGATTAA